In the genome of Limibacillus halophilus, the window CATGCCCGGTTGGAACCTCCTTTAATCAACTCTTGGCGACCAAGGCGACTAATGCGCCCCCTTTTAGCCATCTTCGCTTAAGAATATGGTGAAGACTGACGCAAGCAAACAGGGGCAAGATAAACGAGTGGGAGGCCGAGCGTGAAGACAAGTGATTATTCGGACGACACCAATGGCCCAGAGGGTCTCGTGAAGGAAAACCTCGTGAAGGATGTAGAGACACTGGGAAACAAGCTGCGGCTTGTTCGCCAAGCTGTCGGCGAGGTCATCTTCGGTCAGGAACAGGTTGTCGAGCGCACCCTCATAACATTGCTCGCCGGTGGACACGCCCTCTTGATCGGCGTGCCCGGGCTCGCCAAGACGCGATTGGTCGAGACGCTGGGCACCGTCTTCGGGCTGGACGATAAACGTATTCAGTGCACGCCCGACCTGATGCCGGCGGATATACTTGGCTCTGAGGTATTGGAGACCGATGAGGCCGGCCGGCGCAGCTTCCGCTTCATCCCCGGACCGGTATTCTGTCAGCTTCTCATGGCCGACGAGATAAACCGCGCCAGCCCGCGCACCCAGTCGGCTTTGCTCCAGGCGATGCAGGAACAGCGCGTCACGGTTGCTGGGCAGGCACATGGTCTGCCGACGCCCTTTCATGTGCTGGCGACCCAGAATCCGCTCGAACAGGAAGGCACCTACCCGCTACCCGAGGCGCAGCTCGATCGCTTTTTTATGGAGATCGACGTCGACCATCCGGATCTGGCCGCCGAGCGGCAAATGCTACTCGAAACGACGGGCGCGGAACAGAAGCAACCAAAGGCCGTCATGACACCCGCCGAACTGATCGCGGCACAGGCGCTGGTGCGCCGGGTGCCGGTTGGCGACAAGGTGGTCGATGCAATTCTTTCCATCGTGCGATCGGGCAGGCCGGAGCACAGCGAATTGGAGGAAGTTCGAAATCAAGTGGCTTGGGGTCCCGGACCGCGCGCCAGCCAGGCATTGATGCTGGCGGTGCGTGCCGCTGCCGTCATGGACGGTCGCTATGCACCCTCCATCGACGATGTGGTGACCCTGACCCCGCCGGTGCTGCGCCATCGCATGGCACTCAGTTTCACTGCGAGAGCGGAAGGTGTGACCTTGGATGACATCATCGGGCGCCTCTTGGCGCCACACCGCTGACGGGACGACGTGGATAAGCGGCACACCAGAGAGGGTGTCGGGCGCGAGGCGCTTCGCTTGCGCCAGCAGAGCGAACAGGCTGCGTCTCGGCTGCCTGCATTGCTACTGAATGCAGAGCGGGTCGCTTCCACCGTCGCGCAGGGCGTTCACGGGCGCCGCAGGGTTGGACAGGGGGAGACCTTCTGGCAGTTCCGACAGTACGAACAGGGTGACTCGCTGCAACAACTCGACTGGCGGCAATCCGCCAAGAGCGACCGACTTTACATCCGCGAGCAGGAATGGGAGGCGGCGCAATCCGCCTGGCTCTGGGTCGATGCTTCCGCCTCCATGGATTGGCGTTCCCTCGATACTCTGCCGTTCAAGAGCGAACGGGCCAAGCTGTTAATGATGGCCCTGGCCGTGTTGTCGATCCGCGCCGGGGAGCGCGTGGCCTTGCTGGGCAGCAATCAGTCGCCGCGTAGCGGTCGGGGCGCGCTCATGAACTTGGCCAGCCAACTGTCTGTTGTAGCCGACCGCGGCCTGCCGCCTCTGCGGCACCTTCCCCGCAACGCCCAGTTGGTTTTTTGCAGCGATTTCCTGATGCCATATGACGACCTTGAGCAGCGCCTTCGTCACTTTTTAGCGTCCGGTCTGCGTGGCCATCTTGTGCAGATTTTGGATCCGGCTGAACTTGCGTTGCCCTACCAGGGGCGCACAAGGTTCGAGGGTTTGGAGGGCGAGGAAAGCTGGCTTTTGTCGCGCGTCGAGGCCGTCCGTCCCCGCTACATAGAACGCCTAAAGAGATTGCGCGAAAGCTTGGTTGATTTCTGCGCCGCGGCCGGTTGGGGCTATAGCTTGCATGTTACCGAACGAGCACCCGAAACTACACTGCTAGCGCTGCATCAAGCACTTTCGGCCAATCGGCGGATGTTCTTCTGATGTTGAACCTCGGCATCATCG includes:
- a CDS encoding DUF58 domain-containing protein, encoding MDKRHTREGVGREALRLRQQSEQAASRLPALLLNAERVASTVAQGVHGRRRVGQGETFWQFRQYEQGDSLQQLDWRQSAKSDRLYIREQEWEAAQSAWLWVDASASMDWRSLDTLPFKSERAKLLMMALAVLSIRAGERVALLGSNQSPRSGRGALMNLASQLSVVADRGLPPLRHLPRNAQLVFCSDFLMPYDDLEQRLRHFLASGLRGHLVQILDPAELALPYQGRTRFEGLEGEESWLLSRVEAVRPRYIERLKRLRESLVDFCAAAGWGYSLHVTERAPETTLLALHQALSANRRMFF
- a CDS encoding AAA family ATPase; translation: MKENLVKDVETLGNKLRLVRQAVGEVIFGQEQVVERTLITLLAGGHALLIGVPGLAKTRLVETLGTVFGLDDKRIQCTPDLMPADILGSEVLETDEAGRRSFRFIPGPVFCQLLMADEINRASPRTQSALLQAMQEQRVTVAGQAHGLPTPFHVLATQNPLEQEGTYPLPEAQLDRFFMEIDVDHPDLAAERQMLLETTGAEQKQPKAVMTPAELIAAQALVRRVPVGDKVVDAILSIVRSGRPEHSELEEVRNQVAWGPGPRASQALMLAVRAAAVMDGRYAPSIDDVVTLTPPVLRHRMALSFTARAEGVTLDDIIGRLLAPHR